A window from Mycobacterium saskatchewanense encodes these proteins:
- the dndE gene encoding DNA sulfur modification protein DndE → MGIEHIRLTTTGRDQLVTLKRRTGITQWNVLCRWALCRSLAEAAPPPSAKLVFDSNVEMTWRVFAGEYGDELFALVRYRCHVDGLSTDEDTVGQQLRLHLHRGIGYLVGDPRVTNIAGLAAVALDQPPAA, encoded by the coding sequence ATGGGTATCGAGCACATCAGGCTGACAACGACGGGCCGCGACCAGCTGGTCACTCTGAAGCGTCGTACAGGCATCACGCAATGGAATGTGTTGTGCCGGTGGGCGTTGTGCCGTTCGCTAGCCGAAGCAGCACCGCCCCCATCCGCGAAGCTAGTCTTCGACAGCAATGTCGAAATGACGTGGCGGGTGTTCGCCGGTGAGTATGGTGACGAGCTATTCGCGCTGGTGCGCTACCGCTGCCACGTCGACGGTCTCTCGACCGATGAGGACACCGTGGGCCAACAGCTGCGCCTCCACCTTCATCGCGGCATCGGGTACCTCGTCGGGGATCCCCGTGTCACCAACATCGCCGGGCTCGCGGCTGTCGCACTGGACCAACCGCCGGCCGCATGA
- the dndB gene encoding DNA sulfur modification protein DndB produces MTQTNAAPQQSPESAGRARTAGFEYVFPAIRGVQAGREYYVTMCPLRLIPRMFLFDEEELTPEMRAQRTLNKGRVPEIARYIVDNSDSYVFSALTASVDADVHFEPIASDGPSERVGTLTIPMSARFVINDGQHRRAAIQAALVENPALGDESIAIVMFLDVGLERCQQMFADLNRYAVRPAKSIGVLYDHRDEISALTRLVVMRSPFLRDLTEMETSNLAQRSRKLFTLSALYSATKALLDGVEEDNFERQVDLAAKYWELVADQFPEWEQVFNREITAGEVRQDFIHTHGIVLHALGKVGNSLLAEGKGVRAWSTALRKLRNLDWHRSSSMWEGRAVIGGRVSKSAANVLLTTAAMRTAMGLPLPPDEQRAEDAFQGGNR; encoded by the coding sequence GTGACGCAAACTAACGCCGCCCCGCAACAATCACCCGAATCCGCAGGTCGCGCCCGCACCGCCGGGTTCGAGTATGTCTTCCCCGCTATCCGTGGAGTACAAGCCGGCCGCGAGTACTACGTGACGATGTGTCCGTTACGGCTCATTCCTCGGATGTTCCTGTTCGACGAAGAAGAGCTGACACCCGAGATGCGTGCGCAGCGCACCCTGAACAAGGGGCGGGTGCCCGAGATCGCCCGCTACATCGTTGACAACTCCGACAGCTACGTCTTCTCTGCCCTGACCGCGTCTGTCGATGCCGACGTGCACTTTGAACCGATTGCGAGCGATGGTCCCAGCGAGCGCGTTGGAACACTCACCATCCCGATGTCTGCTCGCTTCGTCATCAATGATGGCCAGCACCGGCGTGCGGCGATTCAGGCCGCGCTCGTCGAGAATCCAGCCCTCGGCGACGAGAGCATCGCTATCGTCATGTTCCTCGACGTCGGGCTCGAGCGATGCCAGCAGATGTTCGCCGACCTCAACCGCTACGCTGTGCGTCCCGCTAAGTCAATCGGTGTCCTCTATGACCATCGAGACGAGATATCCGCGCTCACAAGGCTTGTGGTGATGCGTTCTCCGTTTCTCCGTGATCTGACCGAGATGGAGACGTCGAATCTGGCGCAGCGCTCACGAAAACTGTTCACACTGTCGGCGCTCTACTCAGCCACCAAGGCGTTGCTCGACGGTGTCGAGGAAGACAACTTCGAGCGCCAGGTGGATCTGGCCGCGAAGTATTGGGAGCTGGTGGCAGATCAATTCCCGGAGTGGGAGCAAGTGTTCAACCGGGAGATCACGGCCGGCGAAGTGCGGCAGGACTTCATTCACACGCACGGCATCGTGCTCCATGCTCTGGGCAAGGTTGGCAACAGTCTTTTGGCTGAAGGCAAAGGCGTCCGTGCGTGGTCAACCGCCCTCAGGAAGCTGCGCAACCTGGACTGGCATCGGTCGAGCAGCATGTGGGAAGGCCGCGCGGTCATCGGGGGACGGGTTTCGAAGAGCGCCGCCAACGTTCTTCTAACCACTGCTGCGATGCGCACTGCGATGGGACTCCCACTGCCGCCGGACGAACAACGGGCAGAGGACGCATTTCAAGGAGGAAACAGATGA
- a CDS encoding DUF6745 domain-containing protein produces the protein MAFNSTRVVELVAEFYRSNDADTGTRYLVVPNLDEALHLSASHRRDPRLADHPLRQTARDIQELDEDRQRLGGIHRLIFRLVAQRHLAIRRHLTLTDLVVISADNVVGLKNAIGEAARSGLGWLIAADRTAIIVPTPVVRLAEGRSDVLHDDTGRVAVVWPDGHGLYLLQGVEFDRRLYFQVINHDLLIQDIAALDNSDQRAIALQYLTFEQLVYDSDAELIDRGVRGTTLYRLTLPPRMARDRMRGHGGYDYFIHMRDASHPEREFVEWVDPQIGCQRDAELCQAHAFGISLDDWLSIEQEG, from the coding sequence ATGGCGTTCAACAGCACTCGCGTCGTCGAGCTGGTCGCTGAGTTTTACAGGTCGAATGATGCCGACACTGGCACGCGTTACCTGGTGGTGCCCAATCTCGATGAGGCGCTTCACCTATCGGCGTCCCATCGGCGCGACCCTCGCCTGGCCGACCACCCGCTGCGGCAGACCGCCCGAGACATCCAAGAGCTCGACGAAGATCGCCAGCGTCTCGGCGGCATCCATCGCCTGATCTTCCGACTCGTCGCGCAACGGCACCTCGCGATCCGACGGCATCTGACGCTGACGGATCTGGTCGTCATCTCCGCTGACAACGTCGTCGGGCTCAAGAACGCCATCGGCGAAGCTGCCCGTAGTGGTCTCGGCTGGTTGATCGCCGCCGACCGGACGGCCATCATCGTGCCGACACCGGTGGTTCGACTGGCCGAGGGTCGCTCAGACGTGCTGCACGACGACACCGGCCGCGTGGCGGTCGTCTGGCCCGACGGGCACGGTCTGTACCTCCTTCAGGGCGTCGAGTTCGACCGGCGGCTGTACTTTCAAGTGATCAATCACGATCTGCTCATCCAAGACATCGCCGCGCTCGACAATTCCGATCAGCGTGCTATTGCTCTGCAATACCTCACCTTTGAACAACTCGTGTACGACTCCGACGCCGAACTGATCGACCGCGGCGTGCGTGGCACGACGCTCTATCGACTGACGTTGCCGCCAAGGATGGCCCGCGACCGTATGCGAGGTCACGGCGGCTACGACTACTTCATCCACATGCGCGACGCCAGCCACCCAGAGCGCGAGTTCGTCGAATGGGTGGACCCGCAAATCGGATGCCAACGAGACGCCGAACTGTGCCAAGCCCACGCGTTCGGTATCAGCCTCGACGATTGGCTGTCGATTGAGCAGGAGGGATAG
- the dndA gene encoding cysteine desulfurase DndA, with protein sequence MTVDTPTDRPAKLGSSVPGTEGRPVYLDCNATTPVDPRVVAEVMTYMAHEFGNSGSRTHGYGQIAKERVARAREQVAAVVAARPDEVTFTSGATESNNLAILGLAAAGKSSDRRHIVSTQIEHKAVLEPLAALVDRGFEVTLVPPTRGGWVDPAAIAEAVRPDTLLVSAMAVNNETGVIQPIADIAAVLDQHDTYFHVDAAQAFGKLSEPLRSPRIDMLSVSGHKVFAPKGIGALVTRRRGFRRIPLEPLMFGGGQERGLRPGTLPVALIAGLGLASELALDECDARSERVAAIKREALAALSPLQIQINGDEARTVPHTLNFSVPGVDAEAAIVALKDVVAVSNGSACTSQKYEPSHVLVAAELQKERIDGALRFSWSHLNNEVPWSTVAQRLSRLAG encoded by the coding sequence ATGACGGTAGACACGCCCACCGACAGACCCGCCAAATTGGGATCTTCGGTCCCAGGGACCGAAGGCCGCCCCGTCTATTTGGATTGCAATGCCACGACGCCGGTAGACCCGCGGGTTGTGGCCGAGGTGATGACCTACATGGCCCATGAGTTCGGCAATTCGGGCAGCCGCACGCATGGATACGGGCAGATCGCCAAAGAACGGGTTGCCCGCGCCCGCGAGCAGGTAGCCGCAGTGGTCGCTGCCCGGCCGGATGAGGTGACGTTCACAAGCGGCGCAACCGAGAGCAACAATTTGGCGATCCTCGGCTTGGCGGCGGCAGGTAAGTCCTCTGATCGACGTCACATCGTGTCGACCCAAATCGAACATAAAGCGGTGTTGGAGCCGCTGGCTGCACTCGTTGATCGCGGTTTCGAAGTCACATTGGTGCCGCCAACTCGGGGCGGCTGGGTCGATCCGGCCGCTATTGCAGAGGCCGTCCGCCCAGACACGCTCTTGGTCTCGGCGATGGCGGTCAACAACGAGACAGGCGTCATTCAACCAATCGCCGACATTGCAGCTGTGCTGGATCAGCACGACACCTACTTCCACGTGGACGCGGCCCAGGCATTCGGCAAGCTCAGTGAGCCCCTGCGGTCTCCACGGATCGACATGCTCAGCGTCTCCGGGCACAAAGTCTTTGCCCCCAAAGGTATTGGCGCACTCGTAACCCGACGCCGCGGCTTCCGGCGTATCCCATTGGAACCACTGATGTTCGGCGGTGGGCAGGAACGAGGGCTCAGGCCCGGCACGCTTCCGGTCGCACTGATTGCCGGGCTTGGGCTGGCCTCCGAACTAGCGCTCGACGAGTGCGACGCTCGTTCAGAGCGGGTTGCGGCAATCAAACGCGAAGCACTGGCCGCATTGTCACCACTCCAAATTCAAATCAACGGCGACGAAGCGCGCACGGTCCCGCATACTCTCAACTTCTCTGTGCCGGGCGTCGACGCTGAAGCGGCCATCGTCGCCCTCAAGGATGTCGTCGCGGTATCGAATGGGTCGGCATGCACCTCGCAGAAATACGAACCGAGTCACGTTCTCGTCGCCGCAGAGCTCCAGAAGGAGCGCATCGACGGTGCCCTCCGGTTCTCCTGGAGTCACCTCAACAATGAGGTGCCGTGGAGCACTGTCGCGCAACGACTCTCACGTTTAGCGGGGTGA
- a CDS encoding DUF4062 domain-containing protein: MRVFISSVRRGLEEERDALPGLISAIGHTPVRFEDFTAQTVPSREACLEGVKSSDVCLLLVGPHYGHVFEDTGQSATHDEWMAAQAAGMPRVVYRKSNVELDADQAAFIAEIEDYGAGVFRDSFSSTADLQTKVAGKIRELAEAGSPLGFAPMTEAPVIQWRNQFALGVQGQQFSAATIEVHALPSPGVPLSARALAELGDAVAGRMRRSGLVDERAGLETRAAQDAIYLLLGDDAPAGWNSAAEARTLGLRIGQSGQVSAWASLPHDGLGAILDPTQLPLQIAGMLRLIGHTQAISSPHVAIAVGLDPVRTLSIGKVSDMPRNRAQFLTMSDQPLQVEPDELVTLAALDAGAPEVGGILSRRLIEVFHRHR, from the coding sequence ATGAGAGTCTTCATCAGCAGCGTCCGTCGGGGGCTCGAAGAAGAGCGCGACGCTCTACCGGGACTGATTTCGGCGATTGGCCACACACCGGTGCGCTTTGAGGACTTCACGGCGCAAACGGTGCCCAGCCGAGAGGCATGCCTGGAAGGAGTCAAGAGCTCCGACGTCTGCTTACTGTTGGTCGGGCCCCACTACGGCCACGTCTTTGAGGACACGGGGCAGTCCGCCACCCACGATGAGTGGATGGCCGCTCAGGCGGCAGGAATGCCGCGCGTGGTCTACCGCAAATCCAACGTGGAGCTGGACGCCGACCAAGCGGCGTTCATCGCGGAGATCGAGGACTACGGAGCAGGAGTGTTCCGCGACTCCTTCAGCTCGACGGCGGACTTGCAGACCAAGGTGGCGGGCAAGATCCGCGAACTCGCTGAGGCCGGCAGTCCGCTCGGCTTCGCGCCCATGACCGAGGCCCCGGTTATCCAGTGGCGCAATCAATTTGCGCTGGGTGTTCAGGGTCAGCAGTTTTCAGCGGCCACTATTGAAGTCCACGCACTTCCGTCGCCGGGGGTTCCGTTATCGGCGCGGGCTCTGGCCGAACTCGGCGATGCGGTGGCCGGACGGATGCGTCGCAGCGGCCTGGTCGATGAGCGCGCCGGTTTGGAGACGCGCGCCGCCCAGGATGCTATCTACCTGCTGCTGGGCGACGATGCTCCCGCGGGGTGGAACTCTGCCGCCGAGGCCCGGACATTGGGCCTGCGCATCGGCCAAAGCGGTCAGGTGTCGGCGTGGGCGTCGTTACCCCACGATGGGCTCGGCGCAATTCTCGATCCAACGCAGTTGCCTCTGCAGATCGCGGGCATGCTGCGGTTGATCGGCCACACGCAAGCGATTTCGTCGCCGCACGTTGCGATTGCCGTGGGGCTCGACCCGGTGAGAACGTTGTCGATCGGCAAGGTTTCCGATATGCCACGAAACAGGGCGCAGTTCCTGACGATGTCTGATCAGCCGCTACAAGTCGAGCCCGACGAGTTGGTGACGCTGGCCGCGCTCGATGCCGGTGCCCCTGAGGTCGGCGGCATTCTGAGCCGTCGGTTGATCGAGGTGTTCCACCGGCACCGGTGA
- the dndD gene encoding DNA sulfur modification protein DndD → MILDSLVLENIGTYRGKNEIRLTPPSSKKPVVLIGGLNGAGKTTILEAIHLALYGALSQARRGRTGSYDSYLRSLIHHGVPASEGAAVELTFHVFQQGIKHSYRIRRRWQGGGAALREFVLVWVDGKFDESLASTWSEYVETFIPRGIAGLFFFDGEQIEALADLEQSQRVLQSALAALLGLELIDRLATDLAVIRRRHRGAEVPEELRQLVEANRAAVTYARQAAELAQEQVGTAKVEAERADKRLNAVTEQYRAAGGGLLEQREAAEARLVLVRQQITDVDEELRAEAAEAAPLLQATHLLASLANQVALERDAHRESLVLDVVAARDQVLLDQLQKAKVRGAALTALESFMSTDVAERQEASARVPMISGLTDGRTIDALRSSILPSSRKRLLSLVDRRDKLAGELEQAERTLVAIPDPEALTSIKQELDEASQHAVRCHALLVQAEDRLEAARQERARADTAYEAAMDQAARATLDADDDRRLVEHAERARKTLDALKVKAAERHVGQISRLVLEALGRLLRKDRLVTDIRIDPTTYAVELVGSDGQSLAATELSAGERQLLAVALLWGLAQAAGQPLPMVIDTPLGRLDGEHRGRLVERYFPHAAHQVVLLSTDTEVDEAALKTLRPFVGRMYQLDFDGATNATTIRPGYFWE, encoded by the coding sequence GTGATTCTTGACTCGCTCGTCTTGGAAAACATCGGCACCTATCGAGGAAAGAACGAAATTCGGCTGACACCGCCATCTTCGAAGAAGCCTGTTGTTCTCATCGGGGGTTTGAACGGTGCCGGTAAGACGACGATCCTCGAGGCCATCCATCTAGCCCTCTACGGAGCGCTGTCGCAAGCGCGTCGCGGGCGCACCGGGAGCTATGACAGTTACCTCAGAAGCCTTATCCACCACGGTGTTCCCGCTTCCGAAGGCGCTGCCGTTGAGCTCACCTTCCATGTCTTCCAGCAGGGAATCAAGCACAGCTACCGCATCAGACGTCGGTGGCAAGGCGGCGGTGCCGCACTGCGTGAGTTCGTTCTGGTGTGGGTCGATGGGAAATTCGATGAATCCCTTGCATCGACATGGAGCGAGTATGTCGAGACCTTCATTCCCCGTGGTATCGCTGGCCTGTTTTTCTTCGATGGCGAGCAAATTGAAGCGCTGGCTGATTTGGAGCAGTCACAACGTGTGCTGCAATCCGCTCTTGCCGCTCTGCTTGGGCTGGAACTGATCGATCGTCTGGCAACGGACCTGGCCGTGATTCGTCGTCGCCACCGGGGCGCCGAGGTGCCCGAGGAACTGCGGCAACTTGTCGAGGCAAATCGCGCCGCGGTCACCTACGCGCGCCAGGCAGCGGAACTCGCCCAAGAGCAGGTCGGCACTGCGAAGGTGGAGGCTGAGCGGGCCGATAAGCGCCTCAATGCAGTCACCGAGCAGTATCGAGCCGCTGGCGGTGGGCTGCTCGAGCAACGTGAAGCGGCTGAGGCGCGGCTGGTGCTCGTTCGTCAGCAGATCACTGATGTTGACGAAGAGCTACGCGCCGAGGCGGCCGAAGCGGCTCCTCTTCTGCAGGCGACCCATCTGCTGGCTTCACTCGCGAATCAGGTTGCGTTGGAACGGGATGCACATCGTGAGTCGCTCGTACTCGATGTCGTTGCAGCACGAGATCAAGTATTGCTAGACCAATTGCAGAAAGCCAAAGTACGCGGGGCGGCGCTGACAGCGCTGGAATCATTCATGTCGACCGACGTTGCCGAGCGCCAGGAGGCATCGGCGCGGGTGCCGATGATCAGTGGGCTTACTGACGGTCGCACTATTGACGCGCTGCGGTCGAGCATCCTGCCTTCATCGCGCAAGCGGCTGCTATCGCTCGTGGACCGGCGGGACAAGCTCGCCGGAGAGTTGGAGCAGGCCGAGCGGACGCTTGTCGCAATTCCGGACCCGGAGGCGTTGACTTCGATCAAGCAAGAACTCGACGAGGCGTCGCAGCACGCGGTGCGCTGCCATGCATTGCTCGTGCAGGCTGAAGACCGGTTGGAGGCGGCGCGGCAGGAGCGTGCGCGTGCTGACACCGCTTACGAGGCAGCGATGGACCAGGCAGCGCGGGCCACACTCGACGCCGACGATGACCGTCGCCTCGTCGAGCATGCCGAACGGGCACGAAAAACCCTGGACGCATTGAAGGTCAAAGCGGCTGAACGTCACGTCGGCCAGATATCGCGGCTGGTGCTTGAAGCTCTCGGTCGGTTGCTGCGAAAGGACCGTCTGGTCACCGACATTCGGATTGATCCGACCACATACGCGGTGGAGCTCGTCGGCTCGGACGGTCAGAGTCTCGCGGCCACCGAGCTGTCGGCGGGTGAACGCCAACTACTCGCCGTCGCGTTGCTTTGGGGCCTTGCGCAAGCTGCTGGACAACCCCTACCGATGGTCATTGATACTCCGCTCGGGCGCCTTGACGGAGAACACCGCGGTCGACTCGTCGAGCGGTACTTCCCCCATGCTGCGCACCAAGTTGTGCTGCTCTCGACCGATACCGAGGTCGACGAAGCGGCGTTGAAGACGTTGCGGCCGTTTGTAGGGCGGATGTATCAGCTGGATTTCGATGGCGCCACCAACGCCACCACGATCCGACCCGGCTATTTCTGGGAGTAA
- the dndC gene encoding DNA phosphorothioation system sulfurtransferase DndC, with protein MKRSLPISPKRRSAFDEVGFAATIETVVNKTQELYAADDVPWVVGYSGGKDSTAVLQIVWLALQGLPEKQRHKPVHVISTDTLVENPVVAAWVTHSLEVMEGAARAGGLPIAPHRLTPAVADTFWVNLIGRGYPAPRPKFRWCTERLKIKPSNSFIREMVKAHGEAILVLGTRKAESSGRSHRMTELQARRVRDLLSPNNSLPNCLVYSPIEDWSNDDVWTFLMQQANPWGYSNKELLTMYQGASPDGECPLVVDSSTPSCGDSRFGCWTCTLVDKDKSMSAMIQNDEEKEWMLPLLDLRNALDIADDRHLRDFRRMNGAVQLFHGKPIPGPYTQASREDWLRRLLEAQAFIRAEGPDYVRSLDLITQPELEEIRRIWVVEKHEFEDHLPGIYEQAMGTTYPGGPLDEHLPLGPELIETLREVADGDRLHFELVRELLDIEQRYQSQSRRAGLFDSLEGAIRRNFYDDETDATLRAHRRKAAMDRNADPTDEPDPLDIIDGYVRQKSGEEVVQ; from the coding sequence ATGAAGCGCAGCCTGCCTATCTCGCCGAAGCGGCGATCGGCGTTCGACGAAGTGGGGTTCGCTGCGACGATCGAAACGGTCGTCAATAAGACACAGGAGCTATATGCCGCCGATGACGTGCCGTGGGTCGTCGGCTACTCGGGTGGCAAGGACTCGACTGCCGTTCTGCAGATCGTATGGCTTGCTCTGCAAGGACTTCCGGAGAAGCAACGCCACAAGCCCGTCCATGTGATTAGCACAGACACGCTAGTCGAGAACCCGGTTGTCGCCGCGTGGGTAACGCACTCGTTGGAGGTAATGGAGGGGGCGGCGCGCGCCGGGGGACTTCCCATCGCGCCCCACCGATTGACGCCGGCGGTGGCGGATACGTTTTGGGTTAACCTGATCGGCCGTGGCTACCCAGCGCCCAGGCCAAAGTTTCGGTGGTGCACCGAACGGCTGAAAATCAAGCCATCCAACTCTTTCATCCGCGAGATGGTGAAAGCGCATGGCGAAGCAATACTGGTACTGGGAACGCGCAAGGCTGAAAGTTCGGGGCGGTCGCACCGAATGACGGAACTGCAAGCCCGGCGGGTCCGAGATCTCCTGAGCCCGAACAACTCTTTGCCGAACTGCCTCGTCTATTCGCCGATCGAGGACTGGTCCAACGATGACGTGTGGACTTTCCTGATGCAACAGGCCAATCCATGGGGGTACTCCAACAAAGAGCTACTCACGATGTACCAAGGCGCTTCGCCGGACGGCGAGTGCCCATTGGTTGTCGACTCCAGCACGCCGAGTTGCGGCGACAGTCGATTCGGGTGCTGGACGTGCACGCTCGTGGATAAGGACAAGTCGATGTCGGCCATGATTCAAAACGACGAGGAGAAGGAGTGGATGCTTCCGCTGCTTGATCTCCGCAATGCGCTCGACATCGCCGACGACCGGCATCTTCGGGACTTCCGTCGGATGAATGGTGCAGTTCAGCTATTCCATGGTAAGCCGATTCCTGGACCGTACACCCAAGCCTCACGCGAAGATTGGCTGCGCAGACTCCTTGAGGCACAGGCGTTCATCCGTGCAGAGGGACCCGATTACGTCCGGTCCCTCGATCTGATCACACAACCTGAGTTAGAAGAGATCCGTCGCATCTGGGTGGTGGAGAAACACGAGTTCGAGGATCACCTTCCGGGCATCTACGAGCAAGCGATGGGCACGACCTACCCCGGCGGCCCACTCGACGAGCATCTGCCACTGGGACCGGAACTGATTGAGACGCTGCGCGAAGTGGCCGATGGTGACCGGCTGCACTTTGAACTCGTCCGCGAACTACTCGACATCGAACAGCGATATCAGTCTCAGTCTCGCCGTGCCGGACTGTTTGACTCGCTCGAAGGTGCGATTCGACGAAACTTCTACGACGACGAGACCGACGCCACCCTCCGGGCACACCGACGCAAAGCCGCCATGGATCGAAACGCTGATCCGACAGACGAACCAGACCCTCTGGACATTATCGATGGGTACGTCCGGCAGAAATCAGGGGAGGAGGTCGTTCAGTGA